GAGGGCACTCTGTGCTTAGGCACTGGTCTTCAGATGGAGAATAAGCCTGGGCCAACAGTGCTCAAGGGATCTGCTGTGTCATGGCCCATACCTGGATTCACATGACCAAAATCAGTTCATGGTGCATTGCATCTCTGAGCTGGATGCCTTTTCTCTGCAGAGCCCTCCAGCCCTGTCAAGGAGGGCATTGGCACCATTTGCATATGCAAACCATGTCAGATCTTGTTACATTTTGCTCTGCAGATCCTTATCCACTTCCTCCTCTATGCAACACAGTCTCACACTCAAATGCTGCTTTCAACTCCCCCATATCAAATGCCAGGTTGTGCCATTTCAGAGTGTGGCAGGAAGCCTCTTCTTTGAGTGCCACTGGTTTGGGGACCAACTGTGTGTCAAGCCATCCATGCTGGCTGGAGCCAACTCActggcagggctgcaggacCTCGGGGGACTGTGGGGTTCCATGGGGAAGgggaacagaaagaggaaaaggcacCTGATAACCTGCTTTTGTCTTGTTCCTTCcacttgcagaaaaaaaggagggcAGCCACTGCCCGTCGGCAGCACCTGAAGGTATGTggcactgctggggctgggtgagGTGTGTGCTGACCAGCCTATCTGCCATCCTGAGCCTGACAGCTCTTGGCACTCTTCCTCCTGGAAAAGACAATAATGCACAGTGTGAAAGCCCCCCATCCCACTCCTTACTGGGTCCCCATCAGTATCGCTTGCTTAGAGATGCTGGTATTGATGGGGAGCTCCCCAAGCTGCCTCTTCATCAGGGTTCTCCCTCCCTTGCCTCCACCCTATGCTGACCATCTTCCTGATGTCTTCCAGAGTGCTATGCTCCAACTTGCTGtcactgaaatagaaaaagaagcagctgctaAAGAAGTGGAAAAGCAAAACTACCTGGCAGAGCATTGCCCTCCTCTGTCTCTCCCAGGATCCATGCAGGAACTTCAGGTAAAGACTTCTGTAACCCTTTCATTGTGCCGGAGCAGAAAAGATCTTGCTTCATCAGTCAGCCTGATGAATATAGATTGGCCTTCCCATCTTGACCCCGTTCTCACCTGTGGGTGCCCTGGAGCTGGCTGGATAAGAAAGAGGGTCTGGCTGGCAAGAGAGTTGCATTTCTAACAATGTGTTGAGGCAGCATTTGTGTGAAGCCAGCAGCATGGGGACCAGGAGCTGGCCTGCAAGCTACCCAACTGGTGTTGACCCCATCTGGTCTACTGGACTGGGGTCTTTCAGAGCCAGAGTGGTCAGGAGAGAGGAATCACAGGTACGTCCTTGAAGTCAAcatctctctctgcttttctttgcaggaTCTGTGCAGAAAGCTTCATGGCAAGATAGAGTCAGTGGATGAGGAGAGGTATGACATAGAGGTGAAGCTACAGAAGACTAACAAGGAGGTGAGTTTTCTCCAGAGCCATCCTTCAGGGGAGTCTCCAGTCCATCCTTCATGCCTCCCTATGCCGCTTGGGTCTGTGTTATGAAATCCATGCCctgctctctctctttccctcctcaTTTCATCCCCCTGTAGCTGGAAGACTTGAGCCTGAAGCTCTTTGACCTGAAGGGCAAGTTCAAGAGGCCGCCCCTGCGCAGGGTGCGCATGTCTGCTGATGCGATGCTGCGGGCCCTGCTGGGCTCCAAGCACAAGGTCTGCATGGATCTCCGAGCCAACCTGAAGCAAGTCAAGAAGGAAGACACTGAGAAGGtactctttccctctcccctggGCCCATATAGGATTTGTCCCCCATTTTGGGGGGCTCATGCCTCACTGTGTAATAGATAAAGTTGAGCATGAGCCTTTCTGTAAAGTTCTTCCTGCTTGGCATTTCCTCCTCTGGCACCCATCATGTTGAAAAAGGAGGGTACAGCCTGAAAAGATGCATAGCATGGGAGGAATTGGGTTCCTCTAGCTGGCACAGGGTTTTCCACGGGTGGACAGGTGAAGGGCCCTGCCTGGGTGGGTTCTCACCCCGGAAGGCACTGCGCACCAACGCACCCATCCTTTCCCCAGGAGAAGGACCTCCGTGATGTTGGTGACTGGAGGAAGAACATTGAGGAGAAGTCCGGCATGGAGGGCAGGAAGAAGATGTTCGAGGCTGGCGAGTCCTAAGCACCTGCATCACctgtcctctcctccctcctgtcCCCGCCGTCCCCCTAGGTTCAGGGGCACCTGCTAGGTGCCATTTCTCTCTGATTTTGGAAGAGCTGCATCCTGGCAGCAGTGGTGTAAATAAAGCTTTGGTGGGAGAGGTGGGTGTTGCCTGCCTGGGGAGCCAGATTCCAACCTGCGCCATGGTGCCAGTAGGTCTTCCCCCATTGTGGGGCTCCTGGTGAAGACAGGGAGGCTTtggaggggctgtgctgtgggtgTGAAGGATCTCTCTACTGTTGGTCTCCCTACAAAGCTGGGATGCTTATCCCCTCATTGTGGAGAGGAAAGGGTAAGGCCATGCCACCATGCTCTGCTGGCATCCTCCCTCCATGCTGTACCACCACCTCCTGGCCATGTCTTTCACTAGAGGCAAAGAAACAAAGGCAAGAGTCCAAGCTCCAGGAGGTGTTGCAGAACCTCCTCCCACAGTGGCAACAGCAGGAAGccatggggaaggagaagagctgggcaggatgctgaggagtgagggctgcagggcagaagTGGGACCTTTGGCTTCACTGGGCTTTGAGAGGTGCAGAGTCAGGGCAACCtcatcagctcctgcagcagtgcCCCAGTACCGGTGCAGTGTAGGTTGCCCCAGTTTAGAGGTGCTGGCTGTCCCCAAAGCTCTGTAAGCAACTGGAGAGTGGCAGATCACTCTTCTCCCTGCCATGGTGGGGATGTCTGTGCCCCTCGCTTTGCCTTTGGGCTAGCCCAGTACTTCCCAATTTTGAGCTGCCGGCAGTGGCAAAACCTTAAAATAGTCCCACTGgttttataaaaacaaacaaaaaccccccaGATCTGACTTCCCTCTCCCATCCCCCCAAAACCCTCAGCCCATGAAGTTTCCGGCACAGCTCACTTCTGCTTAGCACAGGAAAAGTGAAACGGCAGCAGCACCCTCGCACCGGAGCTGTCTGCAGGACCACTGTGCTGGACAGGGGGAGAAGATGTCAGACTTGGAGGGATGCCAGGAGGGCGCAGAAGGTGTGAACCAAGTGGGAGATGAAAACCCTGGGGACAGCGAGAGGTGAGGCCTGGGGACCCGGCACCCCAATGCCACGGCTGCCTTCCAGTCACGGGGGACTGGGAGGGTGATGGTAGGAAAGGAGGATGCGCAGCCAGAATGGTAATGACCCATGAGGCTGAAATGGGTCAGTTGCTCTGGCTGGCTTTTGACCAGTTCCTCCAGCTAGGGAGAGACTTAGACTTCCTAAAGGTCTCATCTCCTTTGAACTTCAAAGCCCTTGGGAGGGGTTGATAAAGTGGGGAaccacagctccagcagcccgCAAACTCAGCGAGGAGCCTGGCAACCTGGACCTGCTCTGCAGCTAAAATCAGCCCCATCTTTAAGGCCAGCGGGTGAACAtcagctgcctcctctccttGCAGCAATCGCTGGGCACAACTGGTTTCTTGCTGTATCCCCTATGTTTATAACCAAATTAATGTGGCAATGTTGCAGGCTAGTTGCCGTGAGGTTATGCATCTCCCCGTGCCTCCGCTCGGCTTTGTTGCTTTATCAGCAGAGACTAAAATTTGGAGTCTGTTCACTCTAACACACAGACAGCTTTCAATGCAGGTTAAAAGAAGACAGATCAGTAGCAGAGATCACATCTGTCTGTGGTGGAGGCAGACTGAGATAAGCTTGGCTGAGGTATATCACCCAGAAGTACTCAGATTTAGACTGGATTCAGGCTGAGCATCCAGGGAGTTGGGGGGTTGCTTGATTTTTCACCTCCAGCTTCAAAGCTTGCATTAGCATTTCTCCCCAAGGCTTCTGAAAGCCAGCTAAGTTAATAttgatggggggaaaaaaacccagaccctTGAGTGAGGATGAGAGGAGAAAGGTGTGCCATCTCCTGTCACTAATGGTTGCAGTTAAGTGTTTTGGCTGACACTTGACAGCAATTAGCCTTAGCTGAAGGCTTGACTGGAAGCTTCAAAAGGTGCTGGAAGGCTCTGTGCATGACTCTCTGCTGATACAAAGCGGGAGCCTTGGCTGCTGGGGGAGTGCAGGGTGATCCATGTGATTCCCAGCATCactccagcctggctgtgcctCCACCATGGGCTCAGCTCACCTTGCACGAGCAAGGAGCAGATGCTGGGGTGACCCAAGGTGATTGGGACTTGCCACTTCCCTCTTGCTGTGGCAGACACAGGTAAGTTGATGCAGCCAGGGccagcagtggggctgctgtggaggcagtATCAGCCTTGTTCTTTCCTCTGTTCCCTGCTGAAGTTTCAGCTGGATAAGGGGCTGTCTGTAGGGGTCTGTTCTGTAGCACTCCAACTCTTACAGCCTTCAGAGACATGTTTAAGGAGTGTGTCTGTGAATACTGATGGCAGGATGGCACAGCCCTTCCTCCCTAGCTGCATTTTAGAATTGTATTGAAATACGAAACTTGATGGCACAAGCAGTGAGCAAAAATAACTTCCTTTCCATTTCTAAAATATGGGGAATTACTTTCCCTCCCGGTTCATCTGCCAGTCTCATGTGCAGCTCTAAACTTCTCCTGCTTTTACTTGTGCTACTAAAAGGCTTGCTAGGCTCTGGGGATTTCTGCTCCCAAAATGGAGGAAGGGAGTGTTTACTTGCTGTTTGGGGCTACCTTTTCTCACCCTGTGGCTAGCTCAGCTCTGTGGTCTCCCTTCCTTGAGGCTAAAGCTCTTGTTAAGCTGACCTGTGTATGGATGGAGTCAGGACAGTGCTCCTAAGGCAGCATAAAGTGTGCTGGAGGTATGAGCAGTGAATCTTGCGACTGAGCTTCCAGGAAAGGAAATCCCAGGGCTCCCTGGTAGAAATGCACAGTGAGGAGatatggggagaaaaaaagtgctGGGTGTGCTTAAATAATGAAGATTGTCTACTTAACTGTGCCCAGTGTATATATAGAGAAGCTTGCATTagaaaatgtcttagaaatcCTAATTTGGGCATACTGTACTCTATTTTCCTGTACAAATTGGAACATGCTGTCAAAGTCTTGCTGGCGCCAATTGTAACACCACTTAAACCAAACTGGTGCTATGCTCTCTTCCATGAACTGTAACTGCTGTATAGGAAAGCACTGAGTTGTGGGCCTGGTGCAGCACCTTcccaaaagcagcaagaagctgTGGCAGACTGCTTGGTTTGTCCTGCCTTGATGATGGGAGGTTGGGAGCCCACTGTGTACTGTGGGTCTTGTACTATGAGCACTCTCCATAACGCTCTGGAAGCTTCAGGCAGCCCTTGACCGTGGTTTCCACATCCATGGCTGTGTGTGTCCCTACAGCTTGGGCTGGGCTCCACAGGCTGTTtgtccctgagcagcagcatggcTCATGAGGCAGGTTTCTCTTGTCTGCGGGGTATGAGGTGAGAGATTGGCTTCTCCCACATTCCcccatctccttccttctgGGGCTTCTCATGCTGTGAGCTACAGGGAGACTTTGACAGCCCATGTATGGTCACTGCCTGTGGACTGGCTCTGCTGTGCTAGCAAGCCCCAGGCTTTTCTTTGCCATGCCTATCCCCAGCTGTCCTGAATTCTCCAGATCCCTGGAGGCATCTTGAGGGTCCTTGCTAGGGTGACTGCTGTTGCTAAGTATACCCATGGTTGGAAGGAGGTTGTTTAGGAAAACTGATACGTGGAGAGTCTTTGGACACCTTGGTGCACTGAATTCCTTGGGGGAGGGATGGGAGAGATGGCTGATCTCTGCTCAGGAGTAGCTGGTTTGTTTGACCCAGCTGGGCTCATTAAAGTGGAAAAATAGTAGGGAAGAGAGAACATGGGCCAGATGGATAATTTAGCAGAACTGGGCAATGCTTTAGTGTTTCCAAATTCAACGTAGGTGCTCTGGCAGTGGCATTagggataaagaactgtctctAATTATAGGGAGGTATCAAGTGCCTTCACTGCCCCTTTCTCCTTGAAGAATAACAACAAGGCCCTTGCCTTGCCTCTGAGCTTATTTTGCCATGTAAACCCATGGGTTTGGAGGTGTGAGCGTTaaagcagcccagcagcagttatttgaattttacagtttttaaaccacagaagacTCTCTGCTGGCTGTTTTAAAACCCTCGGGGTGAAGTCTGGCTCTGAAGCTTGTGGGAATCCCTCGCCCCTGGATTTTGGAGGCCTGGCTGTGGGGAAGGCTGGGTTGGCTGACCCAGGGACCATCCTTGAGGGCTGCTAGGAGGAGGTTTTGCCAGACCAGTATTGCTGGTGTGGGGTGAAAAAAGCAGTTCTGCTGTCTGAGGTGGTGCTggggctcctgctgccctggggGAAAGGGAGCAGAGGCACAGCCTCGCCTGCACCCTGGGGCACCCAACCCCTCTGGCTCCAGGAGCCCAGGCATCCCCTTGCCCGCACCCCACAATGGGGCAAGCTCTGCTTACCCCGGTTTGTCCAACAGCGTTTCTacatctgcagcagtgaggaaaGTGGAGATGTCCAGGCAGAGTTTTGGGGCACGGCTGGGCTTTACTGCTTACTTAGAGCAGGCAAGCTTCCCCCAGGGTGGAAATGTCCCCAAGGGAGGATCATCATACTGGGGGATAGGATGACACCTGGGGACAGGCTAGGGTCCTGGCCCTGGGACAGCTTAGGGTCTGTTTGCAGCCATGCTCCCCACATGGGTTAAAAGTGCATGGGCTTTCCCAAGTTCgctgcagctggaagaagaCAAGTGCTGCTCCATGGGCACAGCCGAGTTCAACTTAGATATGTGTGAGGTGTGTGGAGGGCTGGTTTgggaaggtggggaaaaaagagggatTTTCTTCCACCTGCCTGGTCTGGGCATCCTCCCTGGACATACGTGTTTTGTGTGGTATGCTGCTTCAGAGTGTTTCAGGCTATTCCCAAAACGTGAAAGCCTTTTTCCTAGCAGTAACTGGAAGGGCAGAAGGTATTTGACAGCTGGCTTTGTGGCAGTGAAGTGGTTAACCTCAGCATGACCTGGGGATCCTGGGCCCCTCTGCTCTGACCCCCACTGACCCTGCTAACCCAGCCCTGGCTGATGCTCTGCCTGCATCCCTCCCCTTCACATCTATCACCCCTGTGATCCATGTGCCTGGCTGCGGggtctgcacagcagctgagcGGGCCCCTTGCTGCCTCCTTGCTCTCCCCAGAGCTGGGTATTCTCCCAGTGGGGCACTCATCCAGCCTGGGTGCTGACTTTATCGGGACACTGACTCGCATCTGGGAAGACCGCCTGGCTGGGAGGTGCTCCAAGGCATTGTTGGCACTGCATTTTGGTTGGGAACAGCTATCTCTTTAGGGGAGTGGGATTCCTAGCCTGGAGAAGGTTGTTGCCCAGGCTCCAGGGGGGATTGGTGGCTGCTGGGCTCCTATGGCTGTAAACTGGCTCTGACTGATGGTACAAACCTGCTGACACCCTCTGGCTCAGAGGAAATGCCACAAGGATTTGCTTCTTACTTCTCACAAGGAAATGCCTCTCACTTCATCCTCCACGTGCAGCCCTCCCAGTACAGTCTGACTAGTGAACCTGCCTGGGAAAGGCGGTGCAGGCAAGGGAGGGTTCTGCTTTGCCCAACATCCATCTTGTGCAGCAGCTTCGATGTCCCATAGTTGCATTTCCCATTCTCTTAATATGAGTCCACCAAGCTCCTCATCAGGCTGTCTTTGGGCTCACTGAGAAGATGCTTTGGCATCCTTTGAAGCCAAAAGCACAGGGAATGGGTTCTCATGGGGTGGTTCTGTTCTCCTTAAGCTATTTATGAGGAGAAACCTTGAGGATGTACATCAGTGAAAAGAAGACATGGGTATTTGTATGATAGGGACTCAGGGGCCTCTTTACCCAGACTGTGTTCTGCATCATGGTCATCTGGTATATGGGTCAAGAATATGCCCTCAGGGATGCTGCATGTGCTGGGAAGGCAGCTGTCCTCCATGACATGACTGCAGGATGATTGGTACTAGAGCGGCACCTACAGTGCCCAGCCAAAGTCAGGGTGTCACCATGGTGAGTGCTCTGTGGCTATCCCAATGGCCTAGTGCCTCAGGGAAAAGAGGACAGGTTATCTCTGCTGCAAGACCAGACAGCTGAGGTTGAGATGTTTAGGAAGGggaagagatgctccagccaTTGGACTTGCCCACTGTGGATTGGGTACCCAGAAGAGGAAGTTTCCTACTGGACCCATGTGACATCTGCCAGGCCTTGGCTGGTGTCTTGGGTAACCCAAGGCATCCTCAGCGACACTTGGCACCTGAATTACTCCCTGGTTTCCAAATATCATGTAGGAAACACAGGCCACTGCTGAGATTGGAGTTGAGCTCTCCTGAGGCTTGGCAGTCCTCAGCTTGTCTGGGTGCTCCGCAGAGGCTCAGTCACAAATGGGTTAACCAGCCCCACTTGGAGCTATGTGTGTTTTCCTTGCCAGTGTATCCCTCCTAACACACACCAGATGTGTGAGGCAGCCGCTGGAGTGTCTTAATCCCAGGTTTCGGCACTCGGTTGTCTTTCTCATGGGCaggtctgcagcagctttctgagGGCTCTGCCCGTGCTCTTGCAATGGCTGAGCAGGGAGGCTGGCAGACCCCATCCTCTGCAGGAGGATTTGCAAGGCAGGTTCAAACGTCTTCTCTTATTTGCTGGTTTAAACAAGTCACTCCTGGGATGGGTtgcaggggctggcagcagagctgatgcTGATAGCTCCGTCTGGAGTCATATGGGGTGAGTGTTAAATGCAGGAGCTCCTTGGGTTCACCCTATCTCAAAGGAGCAGTGTGCTTCATACAAACCTGGTGTGTCTGATAACTGCCCAGGGAATACATGGGTAAAGAGGAAGACAGATGAGCAAACCCGGCAGGATTTATTAATGAATGGAAATGGCAGTCAGTGGGCATCTATTATTAGCTTGATTGGTGACTTGCACCCGGTAGTCTAAAGACTTGGAGCCATCTTGGAGCAACTGGTCTGAGATGTGAAAGACTTGGTTTATTTGGAGCTCAGTTTACTTGGATTTCTCTTGCTATTGCACAGACCTGTAGGCCCAAATGTTAGTGTACATCAGCACCACCCCACTGTCTGCCATAAAGCTGTGCCAGTTTGCATCAGCTGGAGGTCTTCAGTTCTTTTGCTTACATGCTCATTTTGAAAATAGATCCTTTGCTAGGGAttagttctgcattacgaagaAGCCTCTCTCCCAGCTCTAGGTATCTGTTGCTTGCTGCAGCTAAATAGACAGTATGTGCAATGCCTTTTATCAAGCCCTTGCCAGACACTTTGGAAAATACGATCTCTTCTTCCGTGCTTGTGCATGCATGTGCTTTACTGCTGCAAAAGCAGTTTCCAGTGAAAGCTTGCTCCAGAGCCATTAGCATCAACAAACTCTGAACTATTGACAGACCCCAAACAATCATGACTGCCAGCCTTTTGGGAGGGGAGCAAAGTTCTCCCTCAATAAAATTGTTGTCAGTAACTATTTCCTCTTAGAATAAGAGCCTCCTTGCTGTTGTCACATAGCATCACGTAACAGGAGCTGACAGCAGTGTGTCTGAGCTGAGCTGTCTTGAAGGACAGACTGATGTGTTATACAGGATGTACACTCTTGCTATTGTggggcttttccttccttcaggtGCCATTCatgtcttctgctgcttcttcactCAGTTGCCATCTTTCTGCATACAGCCTTAGCTGCCCCTTTTGCAGAAAGGCTTGTCTTAACTTTATGTTGGGCCTTGCTCTGGAGcattaatcatagaattatagaatagttagggttggaaaggaccttaagatcatcaagttccagcccacctgccatgggcagggacgcctcacactaaaccatcccacccaaggctctatccaacctggccttgaacaccgccagggatggagcactcacaacctccctgggcaacccattccagtgcctcaccaccctaacaggaaataacttcttccttatatccaatttaaactttgcctgtttaagtttgaacccgttaccccttgtcctatcactacagtccctgatgaagagtccttccccagcatccctataggcccccttcaggtactggaaggctgctacgaggtctccacgcagccttctcttctccagg
The Lathamus discolor isolate bLatDis1 chromosome 6, bLatDis1.hap1, whole genome shotgun sequence DNA segment above includes these coding regions:
- the TNNI2 gene encoding troponin I, fast skeletal muscle isoform X2 gives rise to the protein MLQLAVTEIEKEAAAKEVEKQNYLAEHCPPLSLPGSMQELQDLCRKLHGKIESVDEERYDIEVKLQKTNKELEDLSLKLFDLKGKFKRPPLRRVRMSADAMLRALLGSKHKVCMDLRANLKQVKKEDTEKEKDLRDVGDWRKNIEEKSGMEGRKKMFEAGES
- the TNNI2 gene encoding troponin I, fast skeletal muscle isoform X1; amino-acid sequence: MVHCISELDAFSLQSPPALSRRALAPFAYANHVRSCYILLCRSLSTSSSMQHSLTLKCCFQLPHIKCQKKRRAATARRQHLKSAMLQLAVTEIEKEAAAKEVEKQNYLAEHCPPLSLPGSMQELQDLCRKLHGKIESVDEERYDIEVKLQKTNKELEDLSLKLFDLKGKFKRPPLRRVRMSADAMLRALLGSKHKVCMDLRANLKQVKKEDTEKEKDLRDVGDWRKNIEEKSGMEGRKKMFEAGES